A single region of the Streptomyces sp. ITFR-16 genome encodes:
- a CDS encoding SpoIIE family protein phosphatase: MPPHLSADRPAPQPPERDAVDALIHRTRRLRGDVDAVRRDTVLVDEDDPQLRWQRALCDLAVHHLDDLGAHLGQLKAGLPADVPEQPVGADTAPAADEPSGPLIGRVGSAEWNLLTDEVSWSEELFRIFGRSPEAGGLSLDDLPSVLLPEDQPSLTALVTDCLVDGKPIDGEFRILHPDGRTRTLHMMGEPVLDTDGCTASMWAVLRDVSALRRSQQAVRRTHESLRRQQHIARTEHRMAVELREAVLPPWRSSLRLPDRGPGTPDIAAHYLPSRSSALIGGGWYDAMELPDGRTLLTVGDLTGHGIQATSAMAVILGALRGMAVAGIEPGALMGHLNQLLETSIQPALGSAVCCRFDPATRTLDWAQAGHPAPLLFRNGAGRPLPPPDGVLLGAASGVAYEQDTAHLLPGDVLVLHTDGLARDNSSGQGGARPGTEALLGLAPRFAAARTAQDCVRAVIEAFGGAERLDDACVLIARIGA, encoded by the coding sequence ATGCCGCCCCATCTGTCCGCGGACCGCCCCGCCCCCCAGCCGCCCGAGCGCGATGCCGTCGACGCGTTGATCCACCGGACGCGCCGGCTTCGCGGTGACGTGGACGCGGTGCGGCGCGACACCGTGCTCGTGGACGAGGACGATCCGCAGCTGCGCTGGCAGCGCGCGCTCTGCGACCTCGCGGTCCACCACCTCGACGATCTGGGCGCACACCTCGGACAGCTCAAGGCAGGGCTTCCGGCGGACGTCCCGGAACAGCCCGTGGGCGCGGACACGGCACCGGCCGCCGACGAGCCCTCGGGCCCGCTGATCGGCCGGGTGGGCAGCGCCGAATGGAATCTGCTGACCGACGAGGTCAGCTGGTCCGAAGAACTCTTCCGGATCTTCGGCCGCAGCCCGGAGGCGGGCGGACTGTCGCTGGACGACCTCCCCTCCGTACTGCTCCCCGAGGACCAGCCCTCACTCACCGCGCTGGTGACGGACTGCCTGGTGGACGGCAAGCCGATAGACGGCGAGTTCCGCATCCTGCACCCGGACGGCCGGACGCGGACGCTGCACATGATGGGCGAGCCCGTGCTCGACACCGACGGCTGCACCGCTTCGATGTGGGCCGTCCTGCGGGACGTCAGCGCGCTGCGGCGCAGCCAGCAGGCCGTCCGCCGTACGCACGAATCGCTCCGCCGCCAGCAGCACATCGCCCGGACCGAGCACCGGATGGCGGTGGAGCTCCGGGAGGCCGTGCTTCCCCCGTGGCGCAGTTCGCTGCGGCTGCCGGACCGGGGCCCGGGCACGCCGGACATCGCCGCCCACTACCTCCCGTCCCGGTCGAGCGCCCTGATCGGCGGCGGCTGGTACGACGCGATGGAACTGCCGGACGGCAGAACCCTGCTCACGGTCGGCGATCTGACCGGCCACGGCATCCAGGCGACGTCCGCCATGGCCGTGATCCTGGGTGCGCTGCGCGGCATGGCGGTCGCGGGGATCGAGCCCGGAGCGCTGATGGGCCATCTCAACCAGTTACTGGAGACCTCCATCCAGCCGGCTCTGGGCAGCGCGGTGTGCTGCCGGTTCGACCCGGCGACGCGCACCCTGGACTGGGCCCAGGCCGGCCACCCCGCACCGCTGCTCTTCCGCAACGGTGCCGGGCGTCCGCTCCCCCCTCCGGACGGGGTGCTTCTCGGGGCGGCGTCCGGGGTCGCCTACGAGCAGGACACGGCGCATCTGCTGCCCGGTGACGTACTGGTGCTGCACACGGACGGACTGGCCCGGGACAACAGCAGCGGGCAGGGCGGAGCCCGTCCGGGCACGGAGGCACTCCTCGGCCTCGCGCCACGCTTCGCCGCAGCCCGTACGGCGCAGGACTGTGTACGGGCCGTCATCGAGGCGTTCGGCGGCGCCGAGCGGCTGGACGACGCCTGTGTGCTGATCGCCCGCATCGGGGCGTAG
- the rpmG gene encoding 50S ribosomal protein L33: MARSEARPVVTLRSTAGTGQSYVTRKSRRNDPDRLVLRKYDPAAGRHVLFREER; the protein is encoded by the coding sequence ATGGCCCGCAGTGAGGCCCGTCCCGTCGTCACGCTCCGCTCGACCGCGGGGACGGGGCAGAGCTATGTGACGCGCAAGAGCCGTCGCAACGACCCCGACCGCCTGGTCCTGCGCAAGTACGACCCGGCCGCCGGCCGGCACGTCCTCTTCCGCGAGGAGCGCTGA